In the genome of Streptomyces aquilus, the window CCCAGTTGCGGCCGGCGTGCAGGAAGCCGCCGGCGGGGTCCTTCACCAGCCAGTCGGGGTGTTCGGCGGCCAGGTCGCTCGCCGGGTCGACCAGGAAGGGGGCCGTCCAGATGCCGGCCCGGCGTCCCCGGGCGCGGATGGTGTCGGCGATGCCCGCGCGGGAGCGGAAGCGGCCGGAGAGGGTGAGCCAGTCGCCGAGGGCCTTCTGGTAGCCGTCGTCGATCTGGACGACCTCGATGGGCAGGTCGAGGGTGTCCATCGCGCGCAGGTTCTCGTGGATGTCGTCCTCGGTGACCTCGGTGAAGTACTCGTACCAGGAGCACCAGACGGTGGGCGCCGGGCGGGGCGGCCGGACGGCGAGGGACGCGGCCCACTCCTCCAGTACCGCCTGGATGCCGGTCCCCGTCCACTCCTTCACCGGGCCGTCGGCGCTCACCTGGGCGACGGCTCCGTCCACGACGAGCCTGATGGACGGGACCTCGCGGACCGGGTCGGGGGCCGCCCAGAGGCGGACCGGGGTGCCGTCGCCGGGGTCCAGGGCCAGCAGCCCCTCGCCCTGGAAGGTGCCCTCCGGGACGGTGACGCCGGGGCGGTAGCAGACGGTCGCCCAGTTGGCGTTGGCCGGGCGGTACGGCTTGTCGCCGAGGGCGTAGCTGCCGCTGGGGCTCCAGGACTGCCAGCCCTCCTCGTGGACACGGGCGCCGGCCGGGTCCACGGGCACGGAGGCGACCGGGGTGAAGGCGTGGGACACGGTGGTTCTCTTTCGGTTGTGCAGGGCCGAGATGATCGGCATGTTCTCACCGGTGGAGATGAGGACGATGGCCCAGCGTGTTCCCGAAGCAGTGCGGCAGGTCGGCAGGTCCGGCCGTCGGACGCCCTGCCGGTGACCGGCTACCCGATCTCGACCTTGTTCGTCTCGCTGACCTGGTCGGTCTCGGAGATCCGCACGGTCGTCCGCATCGTCCAGGTCCCGGCGATGGGCAGGGTGAAGTCGCTGGTGCCCCAGTAGCCGCCCTGGTCGGTGAGCCGGGCGTCGAGGGGGCCGATGTCCTGGGACGGCAGGGTGAAGGTCAGCCGCAGCTCGGGGACGGTCGCGAAACCGCCGTCGGCGCCGTAGACGATCGCCTGCACCTGGTTCTGGCCGACCCGGCCCGGGTCGAGGGTGATCTGCACGGTGCCGCGTCCGGCGGGGCCCATGTCGAAGGGCACGTTCGTGACCGAGGCGACGGGCAGTCCGCCGCCCGGGGTCGCCGTGGCCGCATCCTCCGCCGCCCGCCCGGGCAGCGTGCCGGTCAGCACGGTCGTGAGGACCAGCACCACGACACCCACGGTGATCTCGACGGCCACGGACCGCCGCAGCCCGCGCCGGTACCCGTCGTCGCCGGGGGCGTCCGCGGTCTTCTCGGGCGCGGGCAGCGGCGGCCCGCCCACCGGCTCGGGCACCCGCTCCCGCTCCTTTACGACGCTCTCGGCGTCCACCGTGACCAGCCGTGCCGTCCACTGCCGTGACAGCCCGGCCGCGCCGAGCAGCACGAGCACCGCCGCGAGCTTGAAGAGCAGGAGACGGCCGTACGACGTCCCCGTCAGCGCCGCCCAGGAGCCGAGGCCGCGCCAGGACTGGTAGACGCCGGTCACGACCAGGACGGTCACACAGGCGAAGGCGAGGCGGGAGAAGCGGGCGACCGTGGCGGCCTCGACGACGGGGGCCCGGTACAGGGTGGTGACCAGGGCGGTGAGGCCGCCCAGCCAGGCCGCCATCGCGAGGACGTGCAGCACGGAGGCGGTCATCGCCACCGGCACCTGGATCCCGGCGGAGGCGTGCTCACCGGCGGCCCAGGTGAGGGCGAGGGCGACGGCGAGGACACCGCCGGCGATCCGGGTGCCCTTGGCGCTCCACGCCTTGCGCACCCAGCGCAGGTACAGCGCGGTGAGCGCGAGCAGCGCCAGCCGGGCGAGGAGGACCTGCCCGGGACGGGTCGTCAGCGTCCGGTCGAAGCCGTCGAGGGCCGGGGCCGTGCCCGTCTCGTACGAGGCCCGCAGCAGCAGCTGGGCGACGGTCGCGGCGGCCAGGATCCCCCAGCCCGCCCACAGCAGCCGGGGCAGCACGGTCGCGTCCGCGGGGCGGCAGGCGGCGAGGAAGACGGCCGTGCCGATGAGGAGGGCGGCGGCGAGATAGGCGAGATAGCGGGCGATGTTGTAGAGCGTGGCCGTCGTCGGGTTCTCCAC includes:
- a CDS encoding copper resistance CopC/CopD family protein — protein: MLLGTVLVLLLFGGAGPASAHAALRACDPEDGSVLKSAPRHLTLTFTESVGLLDDSFRVLDPDNRRVRTGEPEHVPGRSDTARVTLPAKGLGEGTFTVAWRVVSADSHPVSGAFTFSVGKPSVTSAVVDPGPVENPTTATLYNIARYLAYLAAALLIGTAVFLAACRPADATVLPRLLWAGWGILAAATVAQLLLRASYETGTAPALDGFDRTLTTRPGQVLLARLALLALTALYLRWVRKAWSAKGTRIAGGVLAVALALTWAAGEHASAGIQVPVAMTASVLHVLAMAAWLGGLTALVTTLYRAPVVEAATVARFSRLAFACVTVLVVTGVYQSWRGLGSWAALTGTSYGRLLLFKLAAVLVLLGAAGLSRQWTARLVTVDAESVVKERERVPEPVGGPPLPAPEKTADAPGDDGYRRGLRRSVAVEITVGVVVLVLTTVLTGTLPGRAAEDAATATPGGGLPVASVTNVPFDMGPAGRGTVQITLDPGRVGQNQVQAIVYGADGGFATVPELRLTFTLPSQDIGPLDARLTDQGGYWGTSDFTLPIAGTWTMRTTVRISETDQVSETNKVEIG
- a CDS encoding glycoside hydrolase family 36 protein, producing the protein MSHAFTPVASVPVDPAGARVHEEGWQSWSPSGSYALGDKPYRPANANWATVCYRPGVTVPEGTFQGEGLLALDPGDGTPVRLWAAPDPVREVPSIRLVVDGAVAQVSADGPVKEWTGTGIQAVLEEWAASLAVRPPRPAPTVWCSWYEYFTEVTEDDIHENLRAMDTLDLPIEVVQIDDGYQKALGDWLTLSGRFRSRAGIADTIRARGRRAGIWTAPFLVDPASDLAAEHPDWLVKDPAGGFLHAGRNWGHDLSVLDTTHPEAAEYLTSVFRTLRAEGYDYFKVDFLYAGALEGVRHASVDAREGGHSEVDALEGVRHSGTDALTAYRDGIRLIRAAIGEDAYLLGCGAPILPSIGLFDAMRVSPDTAPHRRPEADDYSQPGQDPAEFTGTGRQWQHGRLWVNDPDCLMARPAVETRERWAAHVEATGGLMASSDRLLSLDQWGVATTRRLLGGDDR